One window of Quercus robur chromosome 5, dhQueRobu3.1, whole genome shotgun sequence genomic DNA carries:
- the LOC126727628 gene encoding putative disease resistance protein RGA3 — MDGVLPSLVTELLKQLGSFAAQQALQELLLLVGVDEEIENLQYNFKMVQAMLNKFEERRLRDDAVKLWYDKLEDAYYMMDDVLDTWETAKIKLQIQKEEEGERAAHSNAPAPLEKKMKKVWSFFPSPSCCCRQVDNVSVRHEIGHKIKKLNETLANILKGKQEFGIDSNSQPERVERREITSIVDVSKIFGRNEYNDDPLNNLLGVGSRQESNPLVISLVGVGGIGKSTVAKLAYNHPKVKDYFQKIIWVCISDPFDQCKVAKAIIQELAPTHESLNNTTTTLQALLCIVCDFIKDKKFFLVFDDVWAKDVPKESEKWEPFKDALTHGAQGSRILVTTRNEDVAHMMGSTKTHIINLGNLSVDDCWLIIRKIAFNDENIDQHKDLEPLGRKLANKCHGLPLAAKLIGGYMCNKRRKEQWEKVLENSLWDLEDVEKGLLGPLLLSYYELSLAEKKCFLFCAVFPKDYKINRFELIIHWMAQGYIDIDSKRNMEMEDMAEEYFQKLAMRSFFQDFGENEIDGRIESCKMHDIVHDFAQTMTKDVCFTIEGDKEVKIDFKRARQLSLIVEGTFPESVYEAKNLRFLNLKSWSSQIVQPKLLDNLTCLRTLHWKRVPSLELLNGVEKLIHLRYLKLDSFDMEELPESICNLCNLQILDVSEWWSLRKLSQGISKLINLRHLHLAADPQLDYSVITSFPKGIGRLTCLKTLKHFPIDGKGEEICKLGELEHLNHIQGTLNIYGLKNVVDFGAIENTLKKKDHLRDLCLFFCTVQEEEDGEGEEETDEERRRRMENDVALLNALKPPLYLESLKIRYYKGITVYPNWMMSKLTNLKRLTLYDCPNLERLPPLGKLPLLEELHISYTTNIRKVGDEFLGIGIEEEELSESSKNNNNKDIIISPNLKFLEFVELDEWEEWSGMGGTIEEEEEEKDNSANAFVTNNTPKIQIMPLLHSLTIWHCGNLKSLPDYLRNTPLKKLQIWGEGIGDYWPNFSHIPNIRINYEYVQKDGQLRDRQH; from the coding sequence ATGGATGGTGTACTACCGTCACTCGTTACTGAACTCTTGAAGCAGTTGGGTTCATTCGCAGCCCAGCAGGCTCTACAGGAGCTACTGTTGCTTGTTGGAGTTGATGAAGAAATCGAAAATCTTCAATACAATTTCAAAATGGTCCAGGCGATGCTCAACAAGTTCGAGGAAAGACGACTGAGGGATGACGCTGTGAAGCTTTGGTATGATAAGCTCGAAGATGCATACTACATGATGGATGACGTGTTGGACACCTGGGAAACTGCAAAGATCAAATTACAAAttcagaaagaagaagaaggagaaagagCTGCTCATAGTAACGCTCCTGCCCCCcttgagaaaaaaatgaagaaggtaTGGTCCTTTTTCCCCTCCCCATCATGTTGCTGTCGTCAAGTTGACAATGTTTCTGTTCGTCATGAGATTGGTCACAAGATAAAAAAACTGAATGAAACATTAGCTAATATTCTCAAAGGCAAACAGGAGTTTGGGATTGACTCGAATAGTCAACCTGAAAGAGTTGAAAGACGAGAAATTACCTCCATTGTGGATGTTTCTAAAATATTTGGCCGTAACGAGTACAATGATGATCCACTGAACAACCTATTAGGCGTGGGTAGTCGACAAGAAAGCAATCCTCTTGTCATCTCCTTAGTGGGTGTAGGTGGTATAGGAAAATCAACCGTTGCCAAACTCGCCTATAATCATCCAAAAGTAAAAGAttattttcagaaaataataTGGGTCTGTATTTCTGATCCTTTCGATCAGTGCAAGGTTGCCAAAGCAATCATCCAGGAGCTTGCCCCTACACATGAATCCCTCAATAATACCACTACTACATTGCAAGCTCTATTGTGTATAGTTTGTGATTTCATTAAGGACAAAAAGTTCTTTCTTGTCTTTGATGATGTGTGGGCTAAAGATGTCCCTAAAGAGTCTGAAAAGTGGGAGCCTTTCAAAGATGCTCTCACACATGGTGCCCAAGGTAGTAGAATTCTAGTCACCACACGTAATGAGGATGTTGCGCACATGATGGGGAGCACCAAAACCCACATAATCAACTTAGGGAATTTATCTGTTGATGATTGTTGGTTGATTattaggaaaatagcatttaatgaTGAAAATATAGATCAACATAAGGATCTTGAACCCCTAGGTAGAAAACTAGCAAATAAATGCCATGGCTTGCCGCTTGCTGCAAAGCTTATAGGGGGTTACATGTGCaacaagagaagaaaagaacagTGGGAGAAGGTTTTGGAAAATAGTTTGTGGGATTTAGAAGATGTTGAAAAAGGTCTTTTGGGACCATTGTTGTTGAGTTATTATGAATTGTCCTTAGCAGAGAAAAaatgtttcttattttgtgcTGTCTTCCcaaaagattataaaattaatagatttgAGTTAATTATCCATTGGATGGCACAAGGATATATTGATATTGACTCAAAACGAAATATGGAGATGGAAGACATGGCGGAAGAGTACTTTCAAAAATTAGCCATGCGCTCTTTTTTCCAAGATTTTGGGGAAAATGAGATTGATGGTAGAATTGAAAGTTGCAAAATGCATGATATTGTGCATGACTTTGCACAGACAATGACAAAAGATGTATGCTTCACAATTGAAGGTGATAAAGAGGTTAAGATAGACTTTAAAAGGGCTCGACAGTTGTCATTAATAGTTGAAGGAACATTTCCAGAGTCTGTCTATGAAGCGAAAAATCTACGCTTTCTCAATTTAAAGTCATGGTCTTCTCAGATTGTGCAACCCAAGTTACTCGACAATTTGACATGCTTACGTACACTACATTGGAAACGTGTACCCTCTTTGGAACTTCTAAATGGGGTGGAAAAATTGATACATTTAAGATATCTCAAGTTAGATTCCTTTGATATGGAAGAATTGCCTGAAAGTATAtgtaatttatgtaatttacaaattttggaTGTTAGTGAGTGGTGGTCACTTAGGAAATTATCCCAGGGAATAAGTaaactaattaatttaagaCACCTCCACCTCGCGGCTGATCCACAACTTGATTATAGTGTAATAACATCATTTCCGAAGGGAATTGGGAGATTAACTTGtcttaaaacattaaaacacTTTCCTATAGATGGTAAGGGCGAAGAAATATGTAAACTGGGAGAATTAGAACATTTGAACCACATTCAAGGGACACTTAATATATATGGGTTGAAAAATGTGGTAGATTTTGGTGCGATCGAGAATACATTGAAGAAGAAGGACCACCTCCGTGATTTGTGCCTATTCTTTTGCACAGTACAGGAAGAGGAAGATGGAGAGGGAGAGGAAGAGACAGAtgaggaaagaagaagaagaatggagaATGATGTAGCACTTCTAAATGCCTTAAAGCCACCTCTATACTTGGAATCTTTAAAAATTCGTTATTATAAGGGCATCACAGTGTATCCTAATTGGATGATGTCCAAATTGACCAATTTGAAAAGGCTTACTCTTTATGATTGCCCAAACCTAGAGCGTTTGCCTCCTCTGGGGAAGCTGCCGCTACTCGAAGAATTACATATATCTTACACAACAAATATTCGAAAGGTGGGAGATGAATTTTTGGGAATAggcatagaagaagaagaattatcaGAATCATccaaaaacaataacaacaaagacATCATCATATCCCCAAACCTTAAATTTCTCGAATTTGTAGAATTGGACGAGTGGGAAGAATGGAGTGGGATGGGAGGaacaatagaagaagaagaagaagaaaaagataatagTGCTAATGCTTTTGTTACTAATAATActccaaaaattcaaataatgcCACTTCTTCATTCCTTGACAATTTGGCATTGCGGCAATCTAAAGTCTCTGCCAGACTACCTGCGTAATACTccattgaagaaattacaaatATGGGGAGAAGGGATAGGAGATTACTGGCCCAACTTTTCTCACATTCCAAACATCAGAATTAATTATGAATATGTGCAAAAAGACGGTCAACTTCGAGACAGACAGCATTGA